The genomic region AGCTGGCTGCATGTTGGGAGTAAATAGAGATGAACTCTTTAGGAGGGATGATTGAATGGCTGAAATAATTTATTATGTTGCCGTTTCATTAGATAATTTTATTGCAGACCAACCTATGATAGAGGGGAAAATTGACGAATCTCTTTTTTTATTTGAAGGGGATCATGTTCCTGACTTTTTAACAGATATACAGCAATATGAATCCGTGTTGATGGGTGGAAAAACATATGAATTCGGATTTCAATTAGGAGCTAAGCCTGGTGAACCTAGCTATAAGGGCATAAAACACTACATATTTTCAAACTCTTTAGAGTTTATGTCCAATGAGGAAGTCAAACTAATTAAAGAAGATGCTATTGTATTTATTAAGGATCTAAAGCAGCAAGTCAACAGTAAAATTTGGTTATGTGGGGGTGGAGAATTAGCAGGCTCGTTGATTAAACATAAACTTATTGATCAATTAGTATTAAAGATTAATCCTATTATAGTCGGTGAAGGAATTTCCTTGTTCGGTAGCATAAATCCTTCCCTTAAATTGGAATTAATGGATATGAAGCAGTATTCTAATGGAATTATCAAGGCTACCTACAATATTATGTATATGTAGAACATCTTTATGAAAATCATTCAATTTTTTTTAGAAGAGTGATCACGAGCGGTTTCCCATTCCTATTTTACGAAAACAAAAAGCGAGGCTGGGACAAAACTAAATGTACCATTCTCTAAGCCGAATAATTTCTTATATAACAAGAGTTATAATTACAAAAACCGAACTATATTGGAACTCTATATTAGAGTTTTTCATTATAGTTCGGTTTTTCCTTTGGCTGGAATGCTTCTGTCCCAGCCTCGTTTTCTTTATTTTGCTATAAGCTGAAAGTCATCAAATACAGCCCAATCATTTGCATTTCCGTCTGAATGAACACCAATGGTAATTGTTCCTGCCGTTACAGGAATATTATCAATTTCATACATGGTCCAATTGCCAATAGAAAAGGATCCAATAGTAGAATATAAAGTTGGTCCTCCATAATTACTCGCTTCTAATCGTAACGTATTGTGGCCACCACCTGAACGAACCCAAACAGATGATTTGTACATTCCATTTGAAGCATTAATATGTTGATAGGTCGTTTGTTTATAAGCAGTAGAATTCCAATGTGTCAGTTTAAATGTACCCGAAAAAGGAAAGTCAGTATCTATTTTATGAGCTGTTTCTTGTCCTTCAGGAGTCCAGCTGTGCCATTGTGAAAAATCTCCTGTTTCGAAGCCGTTATTAACAACTAAATTGTTATCTGCAGCATTTTCATCTCCCCACACAAACGTTGCGACTGCTCCTGCTGGAAGAGTATAAGAAAAAGAGGATGCTCCGTCTTTTACATTAAAAGTCTTCTCTGTTGTGGCGTTATTTAATACTAGCAACGCTTTTGATCCATCAGGATTTTTAAAAGCGACATTTTGTAAGTCATCGTCAAAATTTGTATCGATTCGTTTTGCGCCAGGATTAACAAATTTGCTAATGTGACCAAGGACGTAATACTCGACATTTTTCTGGACGTCCCCATTGGTTTGGTTAATCGTCACGACACCGCGACAATCTGTACACCCACCATTAATCGGACCATAATTTTCGTCTAATGCCAAATTCCATAAAAGAACAGATTTTGCCCAATTTCGAGTGGAACCGATTACTACATTAGACATGTTCCAGGCTAAATTCTCGCCAAAATCTGTAGACCACTCACCACCAGAACATTCAGTGAACCATATCCCTTTATCAGGATGAGCATTCTGAACGAAGGACTGTTGATCGGGAGTACCAGCATAGCAATGGAATGCAGTGCCTGCTATATAGGACTTGGCAACTTCATCATTTAATACTTCAATAGGATAGTCATATTCATTCCAGTTATGGTCCCAACTAAGAATTTTCGTGTCTATTGATTCATTCGTAAACGTAGGTCCTAAATGATTTTTTATAAAATCAATTTGTTCAGAAGCTTCCATCATCATACTAGGGTAGCCCGAAGTTTCGTGATGCGGTTCATTTTGGACAGTAAAAGCATAGATTGGAAGACCTTCATTTTCATAGCTATTAATATACTTTACGATGTAATCAGCATAAGCTTGGTAATATTGA from Bacillus spongiae harbors:
- a CDS encoding dihydrofolate reductase family protein translates to MAEIIYYVAVSLDNFIADQPMIEGKIDESLFLFEGDHVPDFLTDIQQYESVLMGGKTYEFGFQLGAKPGEPSYKGIKHYIFSNSLEFMSNEEVKLIKEDAIVFIKDLKQQVNSKIWLCGGGELAGSLIKHKLIDQLVLKINPIIVGEGISLFGSINPSLKLELMDMKQYSNGIIKATYNIMYM
- a CDS encoding glycoside hydrolase family 30 protein; the encoded protein is MNRKIRDFRFIIMITLSLLLTTSFIPPRNVIGAENNVEVWLTTADQQQLLQKQADIQVSSNNPSNHYTINVDENREYQEMDGFGAAMSGSSAYLFNQKLSNVQRQAVLNDLFGSDGIGLNFVRHTVGASDFSLENFSYNDIASGTTDFPLNHFSIDKDKQNVIPMLKEVLTINPDLKLLGTPWSAPAWMKDSSTLNGGKLLPQYYQAYADYIVKYINSYENEGLPIYAFTVQNEPHHETSGYPSMMMEASEQIDFIKNHLGPTFTNESIDTKILSWDHNWNEYDYPIEVLNDEVAKSYIAGTAFHCYAGTPDQQSFVQNAHPDKGIWFTECSGGEWSTDFGENLAWNMSNVVIGSTRNWAKSVLLWNLALDENYGPINGGCTDCRGVVTINQTNGDVQKNVEYYVLGHISKFVNPGAKRIDTNFDDDLQNVAFKNPDGSKALLVLNNATTEKTFNVKDGASSFSYTLPAGAVATFVWGDENAADNNLVVNNGFETGDFSQWHSWTPEGQETAHKIDTDFPFSGTFKLTHWNSTAYKQTTYQHINASNGMYKSSVWVRSGGGHNTLRLEASNYGGPTLYSTIGSFSIGNWTMYEIDNIPVTAGTITIGVHSDGNANDWAVFDDFQLIAK